The following proteins come from a genomic window of Sesamum indicum cultivar Zhongzhi No. 13 linkage group LG10, S_indicum_v1.0, whole genome shotgun sequence:
- the LOC105172362 gene encoding uncharacterized protein LOC105172362 produces the protein MSASSNGGPESPSGQRTDSVGDERTFVSTGGGDSGARLGLDAVGSTDGAARVSLADADGSVETRVSSNMSESRVLKLEEEEIRRGDASGGALENQPSSSVLRGNTDDKKKADLRNGNSDKRVKSAAEDYDSILSEFDQFAAKGLGEAVGYGYEIGDMVWGKVKSHPWWPGHIYNEALASPSVRRSKREGHVLVAFFGDSSYGWFQPGELVPFEENFAEKSQQTSSRPFVKAVEEAVDELSRRRSLALACRCRNEFNFWPSSVQGNFVVDVGDYEPGVYSLTQINKARETFQPIEMLSFVQHLALTPIANQNRTIGFIKNKATVLACRKALYEEFDETYAQAFGMVPVRPPRPSAPVAVDPSKAPLSGRLVIAEALGKSKLSAKSPKTKEQLEKDKYLFKRRDEPNHIKTKKASSTQAVRAALSISLDGSGLSGMLADSGIKGHMHQTSVSGISDGQHQPTNDQASIVSDIKSFEASRKLVEGGVKKVKVHKRRAGELNAENATPIEEEKKKKKKRKKEINIERPTGELTAENVILVEKKTKKKEIRAETSTDPVQLPLANSSGVAVEKVPEMLFDVPLDANKQPGNEKDGVSGSSSLVEAQRAVDLGQVELQQLVTDLRALALNPFHGEERNCLSITLSFFLKYRSLIYQKSLVLSPPTENETSEVHSNLLPASTALHGPGDNDKSSVKLTRPSVRPDDPTKGGKKRVPPDRPEAIKKRKKLDGSEDVNKKKKLVDSEDIKKKKIINESKLSTVEKKIPQRSTELQWGDMKEITEKNVPPTLTKAGKLDSGRRMEQPARVPNPTMLVMKFPTGAGLPSGAELRAKFARFGPLDHSATRVFWKSYTCRLVFRQKVDAQAALKFAIGSSNLFGNANVRSYIREVGAEAVESEPVRVQKEDSAGVTQSRNSTLEHRTSAKVTVQPPQQSVQLKSCLKKPSAEEGGNGNGRGTRVKFILGGEGSTKTEQLSSFPEGTSSYAHSMDSVSKNLPTFVPQSTVTPLPAHQFQNFPINMPTAEPPPRSLNAPPATPTNDISQQFLSLLIRCKEVVTNLTEVLGYAPYHAL, from the exons ATGAGCGCCAGCAGCAACGGCGGTCCTGAATCGCCGTCGGGTCAGAGAACCGACTCCGTTGGCGACGAGCGTACCTTTGTTTCAACTGGTGGGGGTGATTCCGGGGCACGCTTGGGATTAGATGCAGTGGGTTCCACTGACGGAGCAGCTAGGGTTTCACTGGCGGACGCCGATGGATCAGTTGAAACGAGGGTTTCTAGCAATATGAGTGAATCTAGGGTTTTGAAGCTAGAAGAGGAGGAAATTAGACGCGGAGATGCGAGTGGCGGTGCTCTGGAGAATCAGCCTAGTTCTTCTGTTTTAAGGGGGAACActgatgataaaaagaaggCTGATTTACGGAACGGTAATTCTGATAAGAGAGTAAAAAGTGCGGCGGAGGATTATGATTCAATTTTGTCGGAATTTGACCAGTTTGCCGCTAAAGGATTGGGTGAGGCTGTTGGATATGGGTATGAAATTGGAGATATGGTGTGGGGTAAGGTGAAATCGCACCCGTGGTGGCCTGGACACATTTATAATGAGGCGCTTGCTTCTCCTTCTGTTAGGAGAAGTAAGCGAGAGGGCCACGTGTTGGTAGCATTTTTTGGGGACAGTAGCTATGGATGGTTTCAACCAGGGGAGTTGGTTCCTTTCGAAGAGAACTTTGCGGAGAAGTCTCAGCAAACATCCTCACGGCCTTTTGTGAAGGCGGTGGAGGAAGCTGTAGATGAGTTATCAAGAAGACGGAGCTTGGCTTTGGCCTGCCGATGTAGAAATGAGTTCAATTTCTGGCCCTCTAGTGTCCAGGGTAACTTTGTTGTGGACGTGGGCGATTATGAGCCTGGGGTTTATTCATTGACTCAGATAAATAAGGCAAGAGAAACATTTCAGCCAATAGAGATGCTTTCTTTTGTTCAGCATTTGGCTTTGACACCCATCGCTAACCAAAATCGGACCATTGGGTTTATCAAGAACAAGGCCACAGTTCTGGCATGCAGAAAAGCACTGTATGAAGAGTTTGATGAGACATATGCACAGGCCTTTGGAATGGTGCCAGTTCGCCCTCCTAGGCCCAGTGCACCGGTGGCTGTGGATCCATCCAAAG CTCCATTGAGTGGCCGACTGGTGATTGCTGAAGCCCTTGGTAAGAGTAAACTCTCTGCAAAAAGTCCTAAAACGAAAGAGCAACTGGAGAAGgacaaatatctttttaaacgGCGAGATGAACCAAATCACATAAAGACCAAGAAAGCAAGTTCAACTCAAGCGGTCCGCGCTGCTCTTTCAATTTCGCTTGATGGATCGGGGTTATCAGGGATGCTAGCGGACTCTGGCATAAAAGGCCACATGCACCAAACTTCTGTATCTGGTATCAGTGATGGTCAGCATCAACCCACGAATGATCAGGCATCCATTGTCAGTGATATCAAATCTTTTGAAGCTTCCAGGAAACTTGTTGAAGGTGGAGTGAAGAAAGTCAAGGTACACAAGCGGCGTGCCGGGGAATTGAATGCTGAAAATGCAACCCCAATTgaggaagagaaaaagaagaagaaaaagagaaagaaagaaataaacattGAGCGGCCAACTGGGGAATTGACTGCTGAGAATGTAATTCTGGTTGAGAAGAAGacgaaaaagaaagaaataagagCCGAAACCAGCACTGACCCTGTGCAGTTGCCTCTTGCTAATAGCAGCGGAGTAGCAGTGGAGAAAGTACCAGAAATGCTATTTGATGTTCCACTTGATGCTAATAAACAGCCTGGCAATGAGAAGGATGGTGTATCCGGTTCTTCATCTCTGGTGGAGGCACAGCGAGCAGTTGACCTTGGGCAAGTAGAACTCCAACAACTAGTGACAGATCTGCGTGCTCTTGCCCTCAATCCATTTCATGGAGAGGAGAGAAATTGCCTATCTATCACCctatcatttttcttgaagtACCGCTCTCTTATATATCAGAAGAGCTTGGTTTTATCGCCGCCAACTGAGAATGAGACAAGTGAAGTGCATTCCAATCTCTTACCTGCTTCTACTGCTTTGCATGGTCCTGGTGATAATGACAAGTCATCTGTGAAGCTTACGAGACCTTCGGTCAGGCCTGATGATCCAACCAAAGGTGGTAAGAAACGTGTTCCACCCGACCGTCCGGAAGCcattaagaaaagaaagaaacttgaTGGCTCAGAGGATgtgaacaaaaagaaaaagctcGTTGACTCAGAGGAcatcaagaagaagaagataataAACGAGTCGAAGTTGTCAACTGTGGAAAAGAAGATTCCCCAGAGGTCTACTGAATTGCAGTGGGGGGATATGAAGGAAATTACTGAAAAAAATGTGCCTCCAACACTAACAAAAGCAGGAAAATTAGATTCTGGTAGGAGAATGGAGCAACCAGCGAGAGTGCCCAATCCAACTATGCTAGTCATGAAGTTTCCAACTGGTGCGGGTCTTCCATCTGGTGCAGAGCTGAGAGCAAAATTTGCTCGTTTTGGTCCCCTTGATCATTCGGCTACTCGAGTGTTTTGGAAGTCATACACATGTCGTCTGGTCTTCCGGCAGAAGGTTGATGCACAAGCTGCGTTGAAGTTCGCAATTGGAAGCAGCAACTTATTTGGAAATGCAAACGTGCGGAGCTACATCAGGGAGGTGGGAGCCGAGGCAGTGGAATCAGAACCTGTCAGGGTTCAGAAGGAAGACTCAGCTGGGGTCACGCAGTCCAGAAACTCCACACTTGAGCACCGGACGTCTGCGAAAGTCACTGTGCAACCACCTCAGCAGTCGGTGCAGCTCAAGTCCTGCCTCAAGAAGCCGTCTGCTGAAGAAGGCGGTAATGGCAATGGTAGAGGTACCCGTGTAAAGTTCATTTTGGGTGGGGAGGGAAGCACTAAAACTGAACAACTTTCTAGTTTTCCTGAGGGTACATCATCTTATGCACATTCAATGGATTCTGTTAGTAAGAATTTGCCAACATTTGTTCCTCAATCCACTGTTACTCCTTTGCCTGCTCATCAGTTCCAAAACTTTCCAATTAATATGCCTACTGCTGAGCCACCACCTAGATCTCTTAACGCCCCACCCGCCACACCCACAAACGACATTTCGCAACAGTTCCTAAGTCTTCTAATAAGGTGCAAGGAAGTGGTAACCAACTTGACTGAGGTATTAGGCTATGCGCCTTACCATGCTCTTTAA
- the LOC105172363 gene encoding psbP domain-containing protein 7, chloroplastic, with protein sequence MNLFATWKPNPPCRIYVTQSSGDGKQVFPPPADQFRPLQSVFRRRLLTGVGAASLLAVGANFGGATSFLLGFSPEAARSLKLDALYPVGGYSRYIDTNEGFEFVYPESWLGDQTLLYRAAGKAERSLDPPPLGGGGGRRRNVNEPAVAFGPPGSTGELNVSVIVSPVSIDFSIEAFGGAEEVGEAIVRTITGSGKRPDVKGTLMACSLREDSIRKVNYYELEFEVESSVFHRHNVAVCCARKGRLFTLNAQAPESAWPQFKSQFYTIAHSFNLV encoded by the exons ATGAATCTCTTCGCCACATGGAAACCCAATCCCCCTTGCCGGATCTACGTGACGCAATCTTCCGGTGATGGCAAACAGGTCTTCCCTCCGCCGGCCGACCAATTCAGGCCTCTGCAGTCCGTATTCCGGCGTCGGCTTCTCACGGGCGTCGGCGCCGCTTCTCTATTGGCTGTTGGGGCCAATTTCGGCGGGGCCACGAGTTTTCTTCTGGGCTTCTCGCCGGAGGCTGCTCGGAGTCTCAAGCTGGACGCGCTTTATCCGGTGGGAGGATACAGCCGATACATAGACACAAATGAAGGATTCG AATTTGTGTACCCGGAGAGTTGGTTGGGGGATCAGACGTTATTATACAGAGCAGCAGGGAAGGCTGAAAGGTCACTGGATCCCCCTCCTCTGGGCGGTGGTGGAGGGCGGCGGAGGAATGTTAATGAGCCGGCGGTGGCGTTTGGTCCACCGGGATCAACCGGAGAGCTCAATGTTAGTGTGATTGTGTCGCCCGTTTCCATTGACTTCTC GATTGAGGCGTTTGGAGGAGCTGAAGAGGTGGGAGAAGCTATTGTCAGAACAATCACTGGATCGGGCAAACGCCCAGATGTGAAGGGGACGTTGATGGCCTGCAGTTTGAGAGAGGATTCCATAAGAAAGGTTAACTATTATGAGCTTGAATTTGAAGTGGAGAGCTCAGTTTTCCATCGCCATAATGTTGCTGTGTGCTGTGCCCGAAAGGGAAGATTGTTTACTTTGAACGCACAGGCGCCAGAATCTGCTTGGCCCCAGTTTAAGTCACAGTTCTATACAATTGCTCACTCTTTTAATTTAGTATGA